A single genomic interval of Dysidea avara chromosome 6, odDysAvar1.4, whole genome shotgun sequence harbors:
- the LOC136257627 gene encoding uncharacterized protein, translating to MDLICLVVVLMCSVSYSGGQTCTDDVNVQQAYNNVISPNRTVIFPRLNFTCNGRITNIGVGINDTTGILSVNNGTNFPYIQVWRQSPTSQLNYSLVDQVQIQSDHLNTQLTYLEANISLTGNNTIQFLSGDVIGFYAPSDSGYIIRDIQTPGYVMYVFIGSNASSFNLSTGIMSDRRQPLIQFTLDIQCNNLTTPFNGEITSCSSGSIGVGYERDTCSFTCNTGYELTGSDTRTCQSSGSWSGSDRVCRRAGLTCVDVVDNVQQTPDNQISVNRTVIFPRLNFTCNGRITNIRVRISDHSNTGTNFPYIQVWRQSPTTQLYSLVDQVQIQSSHLNTRLTYLEAIISLTGRIQFLSGDVIGFYNPPDSGYVIRDIQTPGYVMYVFLGSTTSSFNLSFAVISDRRQPLIQFTLDIQCNNLTTPFNGEITSCSSGSIGVGYERDTCSFTCNTGYELIGSPHRTCQSDGSWSGSLVSCTIMMCPSSSLPMNSMLTESCSNTYQSMCDLQCEEGFDGSGESSYVCDVLSDGSSVMWMTSGGGWSCERRSQTSDNGGSSGAVIGGAAGGVVVIVVISIMVLLVLIYMRQLHQKKSNSFVAGIANTISDSGVSSTEKKVKEEEYSEIVLPQLRCDDPIKMNSNPSYGSYTGQGTNIAVQPNPSYGVNKPNNKITEDRYEYAQPTEITNVAIEPNPSYGVATRMGTNTKTTPGSGVTISPNPAYTSVKAKK from the exons ATGGACCTCATCTGTTTAGTAGTTGTATTGATGTGCAGTGTATCATATTCAG GTGGACAGACTTGTACAGATGATGTTAATGTTCAGCAAGCTTATAATAATGTCATTAGTCCTAACAGAACAGTAATTTTTCCACGTCTCAACTTTACTTGTAATGGTAGGATAACCAACATCGGGGTTGGGATAAATGATACCACTGGGATATTATCTGTTAACAATGGgactaattttccttatatacAAGTATGGAGACAATCACCAACATCACAACTCAACTATAGTTTAGTTGATCAAGTTCAGATACAATCAGATCACCTCAATACTCAGTTAACCTACCTAGAAGCTAACATTTCACTTACTGGTAACAACACAATACAATTTCTATCTGGAGATGTTATAGGATTCTATGCTCCATCTGATTCTGGTTATATAATTAGAGATATACAAACACCTGGATATGTGATGTATGTATTCATCGGATCTAATGCTTCATCATTTAATCTTAGTACTGGCATCATGTCTGATAGACGACAACCATTGATCCAGTTCACACTTG ATATTCAGTGTAATAACCTCACAACACCATTCAATGGAGAGATAACatcatgtagttctggtagTATTGGAGTGGGTTATGAgagagacacttgtagtttcacatgtaacactggttatgagctaactggtagtgacactaggacctgtcagagtagtgggagctggagtggtagtgatcgtgtgtgtagaagag CTGGACTGACTTGTGTAGATGTTGTTGATAATGTTCAGCAAACTCCTGATAATCAGATCAGTGTTAATAGAACAGTAATTTTTCCACGTCTCAACTTCACTTGTAATGGTAGGATAACCAACATCAGGGTTAGGATATCTGATCATAGTAACACTGGgactaattttccttatatacAAGTATGGAGACAGTCACCAACTACACAACTCTACAGTTTAGTTGATCAAGTTCAGATACAATCAAGTCACCTCAATACTCGGTTAACCTACCTAGAAGCTATCATTTCACTCACTGGCAGAATACAATTTCTATCTGGAGATGTTATAGGATTTTATAATCCACCTGATTCTGGTTATGTAATTAGAGATATACAAACACCTGGATATGTGATGTATGTATTCCTTGGATCTACTACTTCATCATTTAATCTTAGCTTTGCTGTCATAAGTGATAGACGACAACCATTGATCCAGTTTACACTTG ATATTCAGTGTAATAACCTCACAACACCATTCAATGGAGAGATAACatcatgtagttctggtagTATTGGAGTGGGTTATGAgagagacacttgtagtttcacatgtaacactggttatgagctaattGGTAGTCCTCATAGAACATGTCAGTCTGATGGTAGTTGGAGTGGATCACTAGTGTCCTGTACCATCATGATGTGTCCCTCATCATCACTACCAATGAACAGCATGTTGACTGAGTCTTGTAGTAACACATATCAGTCAATGTGTGATCTGCAGTGTGAAGAAGGCTTTGATGGTAGTGGAGAGTCAtcatatgtgtgtgatgtgttgagTGATGGATCATCAGTAATGTGGATGACAAGTGGAggaggatggagttgtgaaagGA GATCTCAAACAAGTGATAATGGAGGATCGTCTGGTGCTGTTATTGGTGGAGCAGCAGGAGGAGTTGTAGTTATTGTAGTCATCAGTATAATGGTACTACTTGTATTAATTTATATGAGACAACTACATCAGAAGAAATCAAATTCATTTGTGGCTGGGATAGCTAATACCATATCTGATA GTGGTGTAAGTTCTACAGAAAAGAAAGTGAAGGAAGAAGAATACAGTGAGATAGTGTTGCCTCAGTTACGTTGTGATGATCCTATCAAGATGAACTCTAATCCGTCATATGGATCTTACACAGGACAGGGTACTAATATTGCTGTACAACCTAACCCATCTTATGGTGTGAACAAACCTAACAATAAAATAACTGAAGATCGGTATGAATATGCTCAGCCTACTGAGATCACTAATGTTGCTATAGAGCCTAACCCATCATATGGAGTAGCCACAAGGATGGGAACTAACACCAAAACTACTCCAGGCTCTGGTGTTACCATTTCTCCCAATCCAGCTTATACTAGTGTGAAAGCTAAAAAGTAA